In Equus przewalskii isolate Varuska chromosome 14, EquPr2, whole genome shotgun sequence, the sequence TCTCCAGGCAAGGCTGCTGCCCTGGTTGTGTAAGGTCATGGTGCCTCAGGCAGAGGTCAAcaggatgaaggcagagatgctCCAGTCGTGTGCCCAGAGAAAACCATGACCTTCCTGCAGTGGTATGTGAATGGGGCCTTAGAGAGAAGTGCAGCAGCAGTGGGCCAGGCCCAGATTCCCTACAGCTGTGTTCTGCCCAATTGTATGCACCCCCACAATGACTCTCGCCCAGCACTGGGGCAGGGAGTGGAAGCCCGGCTGAAGAGGGCAGGGTGTGGTAGACAAACGGTTATTTGCTTATCCAGTatctatccctccctcccctgataCTATCAGAATCCTAATTTTGTTCAAGGCTGTAACAGTGTCTAGGCAAAAACTTAGCACCTCAGACTCCCTGAAGCTAGGAGCAGCACATGACCAGTCTGACCAATGAGATATAAGCAGAAGTCTCTAGGTGGGTCCTTTTGGAAAGCTTTAAACGGTggccccttttctcccttttctgacCTGGAGTTGTGGACCTGATatctggagctgcagcagctatCTTGAGATCACGAGGCTGACAGCCATAGGGTGAGGAGGATAAAAGCCATGTGGTAAGGATGTTGGAGTAAAAGGAAGCCTAGGTCCTGTCGACTTTCTAGGGCAGTTTCACCAGCCATCGGACTGCCATACCTGGGGCTTGTTAGTATGTGAGAAACAGAAACCTCTATTTGGTTAAGCCACTGTGTCTGGGTTTCTTTTACAGCTGAACACAATCCTCACACTCAGGACCTTAGAAACCACAGGACCATTTCCTGGATTGGAAATGGGAAGAGAAGGTCAAAGCAAGAACACGGTCaccagaagagaggagaaaggagggttTTCCCCCACTTTGCAGAGGAGAGGTACCATCTCACCCTATAATCTTCAGGGAGTGATTGAGAAATTAAGTTCATATTCCTCAGACCAACATTCAAGATTATAAAATTTGGCCCCAAATCAATTTTCCAGGCCTGTTTCTGTTCACTGGAGAAGGATgagacttctctttctcctgacACAGATTATACACTCCCACCCCGATCTTAATTCGTGTAagtcctccctcctcctttccacctGTCCCAGGCTACGGGCCCTTGCGGGCTACTCTTTCCAGAAGCCTTCCTATCACCCTGGGCTCCAGGGACCTCTCCCTCTTTGATCTCCTTCTTCGCTGAAGTCTGTGTACTGACAGCTTCTTTACATTTTCATGTGTGTTCACCTCCTCTCCCTTGCAAGGCTGGGAGATCCTCCAAGGCACAATCTTGGGGGCATGGTAGTGTAGAAAGAGCAtgtgctttggagtcagacttgaGGTCTAAGATGAtcctgggtaagttacttaacctctctgagcccatctCACAGATGGGGATGCTATACATTTCTACCTCCCAGGCTTTTGCTGAAGATAACCTCCATAAAGCATTGagccaagtgcctggcacattggaGGTGCTCAAGAAGTGCTTGTATGTGGGCTTGTTGGCTGCTTGGTAACCCCTCAGCTGTGccttttttctgtcctttgatCACTCTccacttctgtctctctcttctgattTTCTGCTCTGCATTTGAATCGGGAGACTTGTACCAAGTTTGGGGAGTGACCACGAGCTGTTCTCATTTTCCCAGAGGGCAGACCTTAGGTTTCAGCCGTCAATCACAGTAGCAGGGCCAGAGGGGAGATTTCATGCCCATTGCTAAGGATGTGAGACGAGATGCTAACAACTGCCCAAGGGAGTTAACCAAATCTTTCTCTGAAGATTTGTAAGGAAAATGGATGGATTTAAGTCCAGTTTTACCTGGCAACAGGGGGATGGACTAAATGGCCCTATAATACTTTGTACTTTTTACAAACTCCCAATTCTGTTTGCTATAATAAGTTAAACATCTGGGCCTTAATCGACTCGATATCCTGATTTCCTCCTTTTGCCTCAATCCCACCCCAGACCCCCAGCTCAAATAAGATGATTGAAAAGTGACCCATAGCAAAAAATCCTGCCACTGAAAGTTTAATGAGAAATGACGGTTTTATTACTTCCAAGTAAATACCTGTCACATGCAGCGACACATGGGGGTAGATGCCTTGAATTCGGTGGGAAATGAGAAGTCACTGTGGACTTACCTGGCATGATCATGTGCACTGACATCAAATCCCCGAGACGTCTTCTTGTTTTCATATCTTGTCACTGAGCAGCATTTAGAGAACCCAATGAGACAGAAACTTATTCTTTTGTCCCATAAGGCAGAGCCCtatgctggggagggggagaggtcAATAAAGGCTTGATTGATTACCCAGCTGTGTCCAGCCTCATTACGTTTGCTACATTAGCCCTAAAGGCTCCTATGCCATTGGCCCGCCATTATTCCTGGGTGGGGCCGGTGGGGTCAGAGCAGTTGACAACTGCCAGCGGTGTGTGTGTTAGAGAAGGGATGGGGAGCTGGCTGTGGGGGAGTGGAACTCCTTTTCCTTGTTAAATACACACTGGCAGCTTCATTTTGTGCCTCCTGCGAGCCCCTAGTCCTTTGGTTATTGTTCAAAGTCTAGTCCCTTTGGTTGTGGCTGCCTGTTTATCTATGGGACTGTGTACATCTCCGTAGTAGACAACTGTttatttgctgtgtgtgtgtgtttgggattTGAGGGTTGAGCTGTGTGGcctgttttttccccctccacCCTTTCCACTAGTGCAGCATTGCTGACTTGCTCTGGGCCCAATCAGGAGTTTAATTCCTCCTTCCCAATGCCCCTAGGAGTATGCCCAGATTTTGCCACCCTGCCTCACCCAGGCATGCGCTGTTCAGCGGTAGGGATACCCTTTGCCTGTCAGATTCTGATAGGCCTGTCCTGGGCTTCCTGAAGCTCAGCGTCTCCCTTTTTGAATTGTATGTTGCCTGAGGGCAGGTGCCAAGCCTGCATGACTGTACAGTCCTGCTCAGGTCCAGAGCTAACCAGACCCTTGCCAATGCCCTGGGGATGCTATCCTGACACGTTGGCAGAGCTGGAAAGAGGCTGGGGAGTCTTGGATTCGGTATTAGTTTCCCgttgctgctgcaacaaattacggTAAACTTGGTGGCTTGAAGCAACtcaaatttattctcttccagttctggaggtcaaaagtctCAAAtatgttggcagggctgcattctttcTAGAGGCCtattccagcttctagaggctgcctgcattcctcggGTTGTAGCCccgcatcactccaacctctgcatccatggtcacatctccttctctgattctgaccctcctgcctctctcttataaggacccttgtgattacattgggcccagcTGGGTAATCCAGTCTCCTCTCCCCATTTCAGggtccttaatttaattacatcttaaagtctcttttgccatgtaaggtaatgTATTCACAGGGTCTGGGGATTGGGACATGGATATCTTTCGGGGGGCCTATCCCCACGCCTCCCACTGTTCCCTGCCTCAGAGAAGATCTATGAAAGTGAGTACACGTGGTAGATCCCAAGCCAGCCTAGTCATGGTGTGATTTCAGTGCTTCTAGAAAGGCTTCCTAAACCCCTTCTCCTACAGATACCTCCCTAACCTGCTAACTTCTGATCCTCTCAGGGGAGAAAGTATCTTCATCCACAGTGAGAATGCAGCTCCGTACAAGGTTTCTTCACAATAAGGTGTAAATGGTTGACAGCAGAACCTTTCCTAAGAGCAGGTTCTGATGAGCGGGAGGCACATGTGAGGGAAGGAGGTGCCAGGAGAGAGTAGGCAGGGAGTCTGGGGCTGACTTGGATCATGTCCCAATAACTCTCCTGCACAGAGATTCCCAGTGACGGAGAGAGCAAAGGCACTTGGAAGTATGACCATAAAGTTTTAATCAAACAGAGCAAAATGGCTGCGATGCAGAACAGGTAGTGcttagagaagaggaagaaggtcaTCTCCTTGGCGACATAGATGACGTGTATAAAGATGAAGCAGTACAGGAACATGGCAAACTGGTTCTGGGGGAGCAGGAGGTCCTGGAGGCGACCTGAGAActttgggagaaagaggagagaggagctggcaAAACCAGGGCTCAGGCGCCAGACAGACCTGTAGTCAATCCTGCACTTCTCCTTTCCTgaatgtggccttgggcaggttgtCTTCCTCATCCAAGGAAAGGATAATCGTGCCCACCTCACCAGATTATGAGGAAGAGTGAAACAAGAACTGAGAAATTTCTAGCAAGGTCACTGGCTCATAGAGGGAACTCCTGATACCTCTTGAGTCTCCTCGTAGCTCTCCTGACGCAGGCCAgcaccttccttcctctgtcGTTCCATACCACCTCTGACTCATACAAGTGGGCAGTTTCCCTTTGACTCTGAGATCCCCAGATCTGGATGCCGGGTTTCGGGAGTGTTCTCTGGATGGTTTTCCCTGACACTCAACCTTGTTTTCTGGACAGTGGCACAATGAGAGGGTGTCCCTTGGGCACAAATGACTGTTTCTGACTCTCTTGTGCTGGCATATGTCACACAGGTCAGTCTGTGGTCCTTCAGCCCAGAGTTTGGTCTCTCCTGGGGACAGGTAGGGAGAGATGGGTTATGAGGCCCCCTAACCCCTCAGAACCTTGGGCGTGGGGGAAAGCAGCCTGAGTTGTCTGCCTGATTCCGCCTGTGTGTCGCTCATTTCCGGAATCTGTATAATTGAGGGCCAACAGACCCCCATTAACTGTAGAAAGCATCAATGTATAAGGAAGGCAAAAACTGATATAATTGTTTTGATCTATAGTTAAGAAGGCATCACCCAGGGTTTGTTctctaaaatatctttgaaaatcaTGCCACCTTTTTTGTAAGCAGACAGATGGCAGGGACTGTGATGCCCTAAACCAGCTAGAAACCCACTCAGAGGTATTTTTCAATACAATGACATCTATCTACCCACCCATTTGCCCAGAAAAAGAGACAGTGGAGAGGGAGCTTAAAAACCAAGTCAGTCCTCCACCTTTCGGCAAATGCACAAAAAGTAAAACAGTTTTGTAAACTACTACCGAAGACGAGGATTTTGGACACATCGTTGCTGAAACAACTACATAAATTGTGGGGGCAACTAAATTAAAACTGAGTGGGGCCACCTCTAATATGAATAGCAAGGAAGGTGGAAGACCAGAGGAAGAAACCCAGCATTCTGGCAGGAGGGGAGAGCTGGGCAGACCTGGTGGTTCTCTGCAGACCCGCTATGGCTCTTTCTGGCACTTTTTTTGCAGTCTGCATGGGTTTTCAGTCTGAAATGCTGATGGGTGGTAATTATGTTTCTGATAACCAAACGTGCATTTGTGAAACCTTTTagatttttcaaaacactttcaatGGTCTATCTTTTGAGCAGAAGACAGAGAGTAGATAGGGCTATACACCAAGGGTTCCCAGTTCATCCAGCATGGAGTAAGATTTCCAAACTAAAAAAGGGAAGACAAATATGGTTAGCAGGCAACATAGACCAAAGGCATTGTACCAtaccacatctgctttaaataGTTTCAGGCTCCAACTTGTGACAAATTTTATCCCAGGATACTGAGACTAAAACCACAAGTTTGGAAATGGAATTTATTTATGAGAAGTCAAAAATATCAGGACATGCGCCAGAATCTTAGAGACAGGcaaatattttctagatttttaaaaagagaggaaaaaagatggaTCCTGGAAATCCCAGTTCAGTAAGCTTGACTTGGTTCAGCAAAATCATTTAGTGTATAATTAAGCAGGTATTTtgtgagcaagaaaataaaatgataattattaaGAAGTCATCATGTTTTCATTGAGAACAAATTGGCAAAACCAACcccattttcttgaaaaaaaaaattgaccagtCAGCTGGGGAAATGCTATGGATAGTATAACATCTTAATtctgggaaagcatttgacagtgTGTCTGAGGATGGCGTTTTGGACAAGGTAGGGAAATGAGAGCTGGATAAAATATAACTCAAGGGTGCTGATGAATGGAACATTGCTAACCTGCAGGGAGATCTTTCAGTGTATTTACTTTAGGTCATATCCTCCTCAATAATTATAGCAATGACTTGGATAAAGACAGAAGGCAAGTTTCTCAGAATTGAGGATGACTCAGAGCTGGGAAGCATAGCTAATACATTACATCCAATAAAACTGAGAAGTGATAAATGTGAGTTGTTGCATTTGGGTCAAGAAGTGAATTGCATGAGTACATAAAAAtggtaatagctaacatttattgagtgcttacctaATGTGCCAGGCTCACTGCTAAGTGCCTTacatgcattctctcatttaCTCCCCACAACGAGCCTATGAGGTACTTACTACcttatagatgagcaaactgaggctccgGGAGGATTAGTAACTTCCCAAACGTCATCAAATTTATACACGGTAGATTTTAACCCAGGACTGTCTGATTTTAAAGCCCAGACAACACTGCTTTACACAATAATATCTTTCACTATTTACTGCTTAGGATGGTCCACTCACAGTGCTAAACATCTCACATCCCCTTTAATCACAGCAGCCTTTCTTATCGCCATCTAGTACAGATTAGGGGAGAGTGGTCCATTTCTTGTGAAAAGATTTCTCCGTTTAAGTTGACTACAGGGCAGTGTGATCCAACAGAGCAAATGCAGCCTTGATCAGGGGAGGGGATGGTTTCACCCAAACCCACTGGCCAGACTGCAGGGGGGGTTCTGGGTCTAGCCCCGGGCACCACAGTTTAAGAGAATCAGAGAGGAACGGAGAGTGGCCAAAATCCAGTCAAAGGGGAAATGTTGACGACTTTTGCCTGAGAAGCAGAGCCATGGGCAGGCGGGTGGAAAATATGGTCCCAGTGCCCCTCCTGGGGTCAGCTCTCCTTCGAGAGTTGGAGCTCAGTTTAACTCGGAAGCTCTAAAGCAGTGAGCAGCCCATCCCCGGACCCAGGACAAGATGCCTTGGCGAAGAAGGTAAGGTGGGCCCTTCTTCGCTCAGGGGCGGGACCCCTTACTCCCAGCGTCCTCAGCCCTCTGGGCCTGGGGGCCTCTCTCTGCCAGCGCCGCCTCCCTTCCCTGTCACCTACCAGGCGGGGCGTCgcctgctgctgcagctgctccaTCACCTCCTCGTGCTGCCGCTGCCGCTCGTTCTCCTCGTGCAGGTACTTGAGCCGCGTGAGCTCGAACTCCATGCGCGCCTTCTCCAGCTCCATCTCAGCGTTGTTGCGCTCGGGCCCCGGGATCCCCGGGGCGCGGGGCAGCTCTGCGAGTTCGGGGCCATCGCCCGCCTGGCCTTTGGTGGTGGGGCCGGCCTTGGGCGACAGCGACTTAGGGGGCCCTGGGCAGCCGCCGTCCTCACAAGCTTCCTTCTCCTCTAGGTAGTCGTAGGAGGAGTCTGGCTTCGGGGACTCTGCCTCCTGGGGCAGGGAAGCCGGAGTCGGAATCGTGAGGAGTCAGTGTGTGgctgcccccaccctcacctccaccGCACTCCGGCAGCCCCGACCACAGTGGACTGGGGTGTTTGAAAGAGTGTTGTGAATTGTAAAGCTGTAGACTGAGTTCTTACTGGAAATGCACTTAACTCGAGTTATCAGGACCTGAGAGTTAAGAAGGAGAGAGCAAACTGACACCAAGGAATGGCCCTTGAAGTTGCAAGTGGAGGCCCTGGGGAGTCGAGGTGGAAATCCGTCTTCTTGGTGATTTTCAAATCACCACTGGAGCTAattctcccccacccctacctaACTTTAAGGCCAGTTAGATACCCAGTCCTCTTGGGCctacagagggaggaagagaccCAGGGTCTGCGTTAAGAGAACCTAAATATATGGGGATGAACAGTAGGGCTATGGGAGGAGTGGGGTCCCATCCTCAGAGGTCCCATCCACAAAGGGCCCCACATagagagggagatgggagagATCAAGGCTAGCTTCGAGTGACTTCATGATCTTGTGGAGGGCTACCTGGTCCCTGGTTGCAGCTGGGTGCCAGTTGTAGGGATGGGGTGCATGTCACCTGCTCTTCTTAGCAGCTCTCTGGAAGCTCAAAGCCCTCAGCTCCTATCACATGTCCCCAGAGTACTCTTCCTCCCCCTGCAGGGACAGGCTGGGGCTGTGAGATGAGGCATCCCCCTTACCAAAGAAGGTCTTGACTTCCCTTCAGACATGGGGTCATCAGGCGCCATCTTGGGGAAGGTTGGGCAGTTTTCTCCTGCCCCCCGGGCTTCCATCATCTCCCTGTCCTCTGTGGCCATCCAGAAAACCACGATGCTGCCAAATGGGGCCAAAGGACATCTTTTGAGGCACTAACATTTGGCCTCACCAGATTCCACAGCCCAGCTGCCATCACAATCCCCTGTCCTCATAATAACCCACATTCTACCAGTTGCTAGGGCCCCTTTGGCAGAGGGTGTGACATCTCTGAGGTGCCATTATTAAGAACTGCAGGATGGGCCTTTGCCACCCCTAGAGACTGCTTTGAAAACTAGAATTCCACCACTTGAAATCCAGAATCCCATCATTGGAAATCCACTCCCTTGGGTTCCTCTTTTAAATGCAGACTGTACTGGGTGAGTCACCATTAGCTGCACAAACCCTGCTGGGGGCTGAGTTGTGTCGCCCCTGAGATtcagatgttgaagtcctaacccccagtaccttaagaatgtgaacttatttagagatagggtctttacagaggtgattaagttaaaatgaggtcattagggtgggtcctaatccaataggagTGATGTtgtataagaagaggaaatttggacccaGACACGCACAGAAGGAGGATGGTGTGAAGATAAGGGAGAAGATGGCCCTCCATAAACCAAGGACAGAGCCCTTGCATtggtgttctccagagaaaacagaaccaataggatatataaaatcatatatttaataaatcatataaaatattaatatcagttataaaatattaatattttaatataatataatttttatataatacaaaatgtatgatttaatattaatattaataataaaatatataataaatcatATCTTATGATTTActataaggaattggttcatgcaGTTACGGAGACTGAGAGGTGGCTCATCTGCTCTCTGTGTTTGGGAGACccaggaaggctggcacagagccttccctcacagccttcagaaggaaccaaccctgctgacgccttgatcttggacgtgtaggctccagaactgagagaagataaacttctgttgtgtaagctgcccagtctgtggtacttggttacggcagccctagcaaacgcGTACAACCCCCGTTATTTATAGAATGACTTGAGGGGGACCAGCAAGAGGATTGGGGGTGCTGGGGTATAGACTTTGCCGTGTTCAGTTTTGTGAAAatgacaacaaatatttttggtcGTTGGAGGCAGGGTCGCATTATGGAAGGAGAAAGGGCTGCATTTGTATTCTAGCTTTTTCACTCTCTCTAGCTGTGTGGCCAAGGGAAAGTGATTTTAACTCGTTTTGTAAATGAGCATAAGGATTTAGCCACTTCCCTGCGTTGCAGCACTAATGTGAAAATAAGACGGTGTATTTGCCAACTACCTGCCTATACAGGGGCTACGTAAATGAtaaccattatcatcatcattatgaaGAGTGGGTTTGTCACTGGAGAGAAGAAAGTGTTCAAGATCTACTTTCTTGCGACTCTTTCACTGGACCATGGGAACTGTCTCACAGCTATTGCGTGAGATATTGATCCAGCTTCAAGCACTGTGAGTAGGATTGCCAGATAAATATATgatgcctagttaaatttgaattttagagaaATAAGTTTTACTATAAATATGTTCTAAAAATTGCATGGGACacacttagattaaaaaaattagtccttgtttatttgaaattcgaATTTAACTGAggatcctgtatttttatttgttaaatctgatCTGCCCAAAGAAACAATTATGTATGACCAAATAATGAACTGCTATTAAAAATCACCAAGTATTGAAACGTATAATAAGTACTATGGGTAGTTGTATCAGCTGTATATCAAACAAGATTTCAGTGGTGTAAAACAGTAAACATTTAGCTCGGACATCTAAGAGTTGGCTGATCTAGACTGGGCTTGACTGAGGTGTTTGGCGGAGGCAGCTTTGTCCCACGTGTCCCTCATCCTCTTCTTGGGAACAGTGGGCTAGCCTGGGCATGCTCTTTTCATGGCAATGGAAGAAGCACAAGAAGCCTCGGAACTGGCACACCATCACTTTCATCTTGTACTGTTGGCTTTCGCCAATAATATAAGGTGGTCTTATGGCCAAATCTAAAGCCAAAGGATGGGGAAATGTCCTCTGCCCCTTTAGTGGGAAGACTGCAAAGACATAGGGGAAAAGGTATGCATACAGGCAGGATGAAGAGTTGGGGCCCATAAGGCACTCTATCATCGTAGTCAAGAAGGTTGGTGCTGATGTGGTTGGAGTAGCTGGGGAAGGTTGGTGGAAGAGGTGACATGGAGGGTGGGTGGGATTTGGGCAAGAGGGATGGATCAGCATGAACAACATCTCTGCTGATAACTATTATCCATCTgcctctccttctctgctttccacCTCCTCTACCCTGCCCTGTCCCTAGGAGGCTGACCTCCATGAAACTGCATTAATTCATTAAGCAAAGCAGTATATTCCAAAGCAAAGTGGAGTCTAGGGCTCTCATTTCCCCTGTCCCAAGGTGAGATCCTCACATGCTTGTCCTTTAGTGGACTCTGCAGGAAGCTAGGGAGATAGGTCCCACGAGCCGTGGCCTGGTTTGGCACTCCTGGCATCCTCCTCCACTGAGCCTGGGGAAATGGAGGTTCTAGTAAAGGCGCATGGGGGAGCAAGGGAGACAGGATCACATGGGAGCCCAAGAGGGACTTGGATGACTGGGCCTCACGAGGACTGTGCTTCCTTCAGTAGCCAGCGCTGGTGCACCTTCACAGCCTTTGTCATTGTTATAATTCAGTGGGTCCTGGAGTTTCTGCTTCCGTGTCTGCTCACTTCTCTCACCAACATCCTTCtccacttttgtttttcctccctcaTAGCTTCAGTGTATGCAAGGTTTCTGCTTCCTCCCAATTTCAGCTTACTCATAACTTTGGTTTCTAATGGCCCTTATGGCCCTGACCACCTGGCCCCTCTCCATGCATTCTGTTTTATGTTCGTCCTGACTCTCTTAGTCTCTTATAATTTCCTAGTAGACTTTTCCAAGGGCAAGAGTTGGAATCACGTAGTTTGTCTCCATATGGTCAGAGCTTTTATTTTTAGCCACTGGGCAGCCTATGGATTGGGAAGGTGCTCAGCCCAGTTCGGGTGGCAGTGGAGAagtggaaggagggggaaggCAGTGTGCAGAGCACAGCAGCCTCGGGTCATCTGTAAGCAGGAGCTGTGTGTTGGGGGTCAGTTTCCCTTAGAAGGGGCATGCGGTGTGGCAGGCACCATGTTGAATATTGATGGGCACAATCATAGAGCAACATATCAATTGTAGGTTTGGCAAATAACCAGAGGAGAGACTTGTGCATTAGTACAGCACTCAGAAGCTttcatgtacattatctcatttgattctcagaATGCCCTTGTGAGGCAATTTAAAGCAGGTACAGTTATTGCTGCCTGACAAGCAAAAAACCTGAGTCATGTAGAGGGATGAAGTGATGGGTGTCTGAGTGTAAAGACATTAGTGGTGGAGCTAGGACTGGAATGCAGGTTTCCCATCTCCTTCCTTGCTGTTTTTATAAGGATGGTCTTTGGGGCTCCAACTCTAAGAGGTGAGATGATTTTCTAcctcataaataaaaagaagtcgGTATGTACATAGATGtttattataacattatttataatagcaaaagactggaaaaaagcTAAATTTCCACCAGAAGGGGTCTGGTTAAATAACTAGTGCTATACCCATATCAAGAATACTATGAAGATTTTACAAAGAATAAGATTCAAGGAAAAAACCAAATAAGGTGGATGCATCAGTGCAAATATGGAATGTTCTCCAAGATATATTATTCAGTGGAAAAGCAAAAACAGTGCTTCCATATGtattcaaatatgaaaatatattatacTGGTATATGCTTAGAATATGCCTGGAAAGACACATAAGAAACTGGTTCAAGATGGCTGTCTCTGAGGTGGGAGAACTGAGGGACTGGGggtttggggtgggagggagacttATTTTTAACTGTATGTCATTTTgtactctttgtctttttaaaataatgtgcaTATATtccattttcaattaaaaatttaaaaaggtgtCTGGAAGAGAGAGCTCTGCTCAGCATAGATTAAGGAAGTTTAGGATGTATAACTTGTTCTAGTTGATGACAGACAGGCAGGGATCATGGAGCCACTGGTCCAAGCCACTGGGGCCATATCCAACCTGCATGTCTGGGGTAGTCTTTACTTCAACCAAGGGCAGATAGGTTACTGTAAAATtatcctcttctcttcctggctgCCTCAGCTATGGACTGTCGTGGCTTTGAGACACTTCAGCTTGGGTACACTGGAGCATTTAGAGGATTATAATAGCAACAGTAACAATAGGTTACATTTATTGGGCACtaaccatgtaccaggcactgggaatTTTTCGTggattattttacataatttttcagGGCAACTGTAtgagttaggtattattattattcctatcttTATAGAAGTGTTAGCTGAGTTTCAGAGAGGCTAAGTCACCTGCCCACAGTGTCACAGTTAGGAACAGATGAAGCCTGGACTTACACACCAAAGTCCCTGTATTAAATCCCTTCCTGCTTGAAATACTTGACAcggtttctgttttcctcactAAACCCTGGCTGATACAGGGGGTATTCAAGAGAAGGAGTCACTCAAGATGCTCAGAGGACTTGGGGAAATCTCAGGAGGGAGCAAGGAGCTGCTTGAGGAGGCCCCCTCCAGGGATTATGCAGGGATGTGTGTGAAGGCACTTGTATGACCATTCCATCAGCTGGGGTctaatcaggagacagaaaccactcAGTAATTCCAACAGGGAAAGTAAACTATAAAGAATTCTCAACTAGTGATGGGAGATTGACTACTTGGGGGTAAAGAGAGCTCTAAATAATACAGGAAGGAATAAATTTGGGAGAGGTGGGGCCTCTGAGGCTGAGATTCAGATCTTATTGGAGGGGGTGTGGCTGGAGCCACTGGACAGTGTAAAAGTTCACTGAGGTCAAGGTCAAGCAGGTCAAGGCTGGCAAGCAGGAAACTGCCTATGAGGGTGTCAACAAAACTCAGGGAGAAGTTGTCTAGGAGTTGGTATTGAACATGCCAGGAAGTCACTGGAGAGAACCTCAACCGGCAAATTTGTTGGGAAGTTGCTGGTAAGGTGCTCCTGAGCCTCTCAGGAGGTGAGTGCCATTGGGTGTGACGGCCAAGCACTGCAGCATTGAGGGAAAAAAGGCAGCATGCCAGAATGAGGAAGAGAAGCTCCTTCCTCCTGTGATGGCTCTCCAGcgccctctactgacaaagcttaACACCATGCGCTGGCAAGAGACTTTCATAGGGTTCAGCTCCAGTATCGACAGCAGGGCAATGGTGGGTCTGCAGCTGAGAAGCAAGAAATTCATAACTGGCTCAGCATGTGCATGCCTGGAATTCAGTTCCCTTTCAAAACGCCTACCTCATTGCCCTGGGG encodes:
- the TMEM247 gene encoding transmembrane protein 247, whose translation is MATEDREMMEARGAGENCPTFPKMAPDDPMSEGKSRPSLEAESPKPDSSYDYLEEKEACEDGGCPGPPKSLSPKAGPTTKGQAGDGPELAELPRAPGIPGPERNNAEMELEKARMEFELTRLKYLHEENERQRQHEEVMEQLQQQATPRLFSGRLQDLLLPQNQFAMFLYCFIFIHVIYVAKEMTFFLFSKHYLFCIAAILLCLIKTLWSYFQVPLLSPSLGISVQESYWDMIQVSPRLPAYSLLAPPSLTCASRSSEPALRKGSAVNHLHLIVKKPCTELHSHCG